In Pedobacter sp. W3I1, one DNA window encodes the following:
- a CDS encoding TonB-dependent receptor: MKKLQLIGLVILYSLLSSTAFASVLKDIKGKVIDASTKQTLPGATIFIPDLKVTAVTNNDGEFTINNLPSKGSYLVEVHYVGYKTATQVVNFASATGLEFSLQPTAIETKEIVITGSLISSTSKRNSASSAVIGKDQLLQPSTNLIDALTKIPGVSQITTGPSISKPVIRGLGYNRIVTLDDGIKQQGQQWGDEHGIEIDQFKSDRVEILRGAASLMYGSDALGGVINLLEPSTAPEGQIKGEFITNYSTNNGLTANSLMLNGNENGFVWRARGTYKNAYSFKTPTGYFPNSGFNETDLSGMVGLNKSWGYTHLNVSNFHNNIGFYEPTLDDNGNFVKEDGSAFTNDDYKNRTLAYPRQDIRHFKIALNNNFIIGNGNLKADFGYQQNQRRELDGPDPALFFDLKTYNADLKYYIHETNGWQPVLGVSVDDAHSQNKGTEFLIPAYDTFGLGVFAFAKKNWENSTFSIGARYDFRKNNGKQLFDDGEELFAPFKNKFSNVSGALGFTHQFNEEWNFKANAGSAFRAPNPAELGSNGVHEGTFRYEIGNSGLSPERSYQVDAALEYEGKIVSASASIYNNYIHNYIYASNNGEQREADGTLFDVYRYGQVNANLYGAEASLTIHPVPFIHFENTFGYVHAQNNTLNRPLSFIPAGTLRNELRFEPKLKGTNDAYLSVGINSAFKQTRVDDVFETPTSGYTLLNAGIGATFNLGKQPVKLSVSANNLLDQKYYDALSRFKPGRFDQENPNLGVYNTGRNITFGLYVPFTLVK; this comes from the coding sequence ATGAAAAAATTACAGCTAATTGGTCTAGTCATTCTATATAGTCTATTAAGCAGTACTGCCTTTGCCTCCGTACTAAAAGATATAAAAGGTAAGGTTATTGATGCCAGTACTAAACAAACGTTGCCAGGCGCAACCATTTTCATTCCTGATTTAAAAGTTACAGCAGTAACCAATAATGATGGAGAATTTACGATTAACAACCTTCCATCAAAAGGAAGTTACCTCGTTGAGGTACATTACGTTGGCTATAAAACAGCTACGCAGGTGGTAAACTTTGCCAGTGCAACCGGATTAGAATTTTCTCTGCAACCTACAGCAATAGAGACCAAAGAAATTGTAATCACCGGAAGTTTGATCAGCAGCACAAGCAAAAGAAATAGTGCTTCATCCGCAGTTATCGGCAAAGATCAGCTTTTACAGCCCTCTACCAATTTAATCGATGCGTTGACTAAAATACCAGGGGTATCTCAAATCACCACCGGTCCTTCTATTTCCAAACCTGTAATCAGAGGCTTGGGTTACAACAGAATTGTAACTTTAGATGATGGGATAAAACAACAAGGCCAGCAATGGGGCGATGAACACGGTATTGAAATCGATCAGTTTAAATCAGATCGTGTAGAAATATTACGTGGCGCAGCATCGTTAATGTATGGTTCTGATGCGCTTGGTGGTGTAATTAACTTATTAGAGCCAAGTACTGCTCCGGAAGGACAAATTAAAGGTGAATTTATCACCAACTATTCTACAAATAATGGCCTTACTGCTAATTCGTTAATGTTAAATGGAAACGAAAACGGATTTGTTTGGAGAGCCCGTGGAACCTATAAAAATGCTTACTCCTTTAAAACACCAACCGGTTATTTTCCTAATTCGGGCTTTAACGAAACCGATTTAAGCGGTATGGTGGGTCTAAACAAAAGCTGGGGTTACACACATTTAAACGTTTCAAATTTTCATAATAACATTGGTTTTTACGAGCCAACTTTAGATGACAATGGAAATTTTGTAAAAGAAGACGGTAGCGCTTTTACCAACGACGATTATAAAAACCGTACTTTAGCATATCCTCGTCAGGATATCAGACATTTCAAAATTGCATTAAACAACAATTTCATTATTGGTAACGGCAATTTGAAGGCTGATTTTGGTTACCAACAAAACCAGCGCAGGGAGTTAGACGGACCAGATCCTGCCTTATTCTTCGATCTTAAAACCTACAATGCAGACCTGAAATACTATATCCACGAAACAAATGGATGGCAACCCGTTTTAGGTGTAAGTGTAGATGATGCACACAGTCAAAACAAAGGAACAGAATTTTTAATTCCAGCCTATGATACCTTTGGATTAGGCGTTTTTGCCTTTGCGAAGAAAAACTGGGAGAACAGTACCTTTAGCATCGGCGCACGTTACGATTTTAGAAAAAACAACGGAAAACAATTGTTTGATGATGGCGAAGAGCTTTTTGCACCTTTCAAAAATAAATTTTCAAATGTAAGTGGTGCACTGGGTTTTACGCACCAATTTAACGAAGAGTGGAACTTTAAAGCCAACGCAGGTTCAGCTTTCCGTGCACCAAATCCAGCAGAGCTAGGCTCAAATGGCGTACACGAAGGTACATTTAGATATGAAATCGGTAATTCTGGTTTGAGTCCTGAGCGCAGTTACCAGGTAGATGCAGCCTTAGAATATGAAGGAAAAATTGTGAGTGCAAGTGCCAGCATTTACAACAACTACATCCATAATTATATTTATGCATCAAACAATGGCGAACAAAGAGAGGCTGATGGTACGCTTTTCGACGTTTACCGTTACGGACAAGTGAATGCGAATCTTTATGGTGCAGAAGCAAGCTTAACGATCCATCCGGTTCCATTTATCCACTTCGAAAATACCTTTGGATACGTTCATGCACAGAACAATACATTAAACAGGCCGCTTTCATTTATTCCTGCCGGTACGTTAAGAAATGAGTTACGTTTTGAGCCGAAACTTAAAGGAACAAACGATGCTTATCTATCTGTTGGTATTAACTCGGCTTTTAAACAAACCCGCGTAGATGATGTTTTTGAAACACCAACCAGTGGTTATACCTTGTTAAATGCAGGAATCGGTGCTACATTTAATTTAGGCAAACAGCCGGTCAAACTATCTGTTTCGGCTAACAACCTGTTAGATCAGAAATATTATGATGCGTTGAGTAGATTTAAACCAGGCCGTTTTGATCAGGAAAATCCTAATTTGGGCGTTTACAATACAGGCAGAAACATCACTTTCGGATTGTATGTTCCTTTTACGCTCGTAAAATAA
- a CDS encoding GntR family transcriptional regulator has translation MEFRDNKAIYLQIAEYVCEHILLGKWKAEEKVPSVRELAVELEVNPNTVMRTYELLQNKNIINNKRGIGFFVSDDAIGHVKSYRKVLFMDDELPVVFRNIYLLNIGFDELKSKYETFVKENFNA, from the coding sequence ATGGAATTTAGAGACAATAAGGCGATATACCTTCAAATTGCAGAATATGTTTGCGAACACATTTTGTTAGGGAAATGGAAAGCCGAAGAAAAAGTTCCCTCCGTGCGGGAATTGGCCGTTGAACTGGAGGTGAATCCAAACACGGTAATGCGAACATACGAACTGTTACAGAACAAAAATATCATCAACAATAAAAGAGGTATCGGATTTTTTGTCAGTGATGATGCCATCGGCCATGTAAAAAGCTATAGAAAAGTTTTATTTATGGATGATGAGCTTCCGGTAGTATTTAGGAATATTTATTTATTAAATATTGGCTTTGATGAATTAAAGAGCAAATATGAAACATTTGTAAAAGAAAATTTTAACGCTTAA
- a CDS encoding MarR family winged helix-turn-helix transcriptional regulator produces the protein MEQNVIDASGLLAISTRLQRLSDQIRKDGLLIYKAFGIDFQPKWFPVLYTLYKKSTMSVVSLSDEIGYAHPSTISLLKELEKEKLIRSKKDKVDTRKRLVELTEKGTALLATMEPVWEVIIKATADITNTQNNLMKAINEVEAALKEKSFLQRAEVYIKMIEGEKD, from the coding sequence ATGGAACAAAATGTAATTGATGCGTCTGGTTTACTGGCCATTTCTACGCGTTTGCAAAGGCTCAGCGATCAGATCCGTAAAGATGGCCTGTTGATTTATAAAGCTTTCGGAATCGATTTTCAACCCAAATGGTTTCCTGTGCTCTATACCTTGTATAAAAAATCGACCATGAGTGTGGTTTCCCTTTCGGATGAAATTGGTTATGCACATCCATCGACCATTAGTTTATTGAAAGAGCTGGAGAAAGAGAAACTGATCCGTTCTAAAAAGGATAAGGTAGATACCCGTAAACGTTTGGTTGAGCTTACAGAAAAGGGTACAGCACTTCTTGCTACCATGGAACCCGTATGGGAAGTAATTATTAAAGCCACAGCCGATATTACAAATACCCAGAATAACTTAATGAAAGCCATAAACGAGGTTGAAGCAGCATTAAAAGAAAAAAGCTTTCTGCAAAGGGCCGAGGTTTACATTAAAATGATTGAAGGAGAGAAGGATTGA
- a CDS encoding TlpA disulfide reductase family protein, with protein sequence MKFIKRNIFNALFIIILLVIVFVPDAKAFLIKGLMEIGFYSPKVETPKETATSLNGIQFKDINGNLIDLGDLKGKIIFLNFWATWCPPCRAEMPSISKLYAQFKDDKNIVFIFADADGMLPKSTRFMKDRKYDMPVYKVESNIPEQIFAGALPTTVIFDKQGRLSFKHEGVANYADKKIVGFLNKLKNTK encoded by the coding sequence ATGAAGTTTATCAAGAGAAATATATTCAATGCATTATTTATCATTATCCTTTTGGTAATCGTTTTTGTGCCCGATGCGAAAGCATTTTTAATTAAAGGCTTAATGGAAATCGGTTTTTATAGTCCAAAAGTTGAGACACCAAAAGAAACTGCGACGAGCCTTAACGGAATCCAGTTTAAGGACATAAATGGGAACTTGATTGATCTTGGTGATTTAAAAGGCAAAATTATTTTTCTTAATTTCTGGGCAACCTGGTGTCCGCCATGTAGAGCTGAAATGCCATCGATCAGCAAATTGTATGCTCAGTTTAAAGATGATAAAAATATAGTTTTCATCTTTGCCGATGCGGATGGAATGTTGCCGAAGTCGACCCGGTTTATGAAAGATCGTAAATACGACATGCCTGTTTACAAAGTAGAAAGTAATATTCCTGAGCAAATATTTGCGGGCGCTTTACCAACAACCGTTATTTTTGATAAACAGGGTCGATTGTCTTTCAAGCATGAAGGCGTAGCTAACTATGCAGATAAGAAGATTGTCGGCTTTCTCAATAAATTAAAGAACACAAAATAA
- a CDS encoding DUF58 domain-containing protein, which translates to MKKFFQQYYNNLFLTDRLFAALGCCIVLFLLKFFFAWLGDIPEIATGAVFSLSFIDVFILYRNTQGIDAKRITAKRLSNGDENPIQIEIRNSYGFGINARVIDEVPFQFQLRDKNFKLHLKSAEIKSIHYNLRPTKRGEYDFGFIRAYISSPLGLISRRYNFDGAKILPVFPSFINLGQYELMAASRYLTEFGIKKIRKVGQSSEFDQIKNYVGGDDIRTINWKATARKGSLMVNTYTDEKSQNIYCVIDKSRVMRMPFEGLSLLDYAINATVALSKVAMLKEDKAGLITISENIGSIVPADRKASQLGSIMNVLYKEKTRYLESNLEALYSAVRSVVKQRGLLVFFTNFESLSALQRQLPYLKRIAKYHLLVVVFFENTELKALSTEPAKDVEGIYHKTIAEKFIYEKKQMVKELNKHGILAILTPPQKLTVNVINQYLALKAQQRI; encoded by the coding sequence GTGAAAAAATTCTTTCAGCAATATTATAACAATCTATTCCTAACCGACCGTTTATTTGCGGCTTTAGGCTGTTGCATTGTACTTTTCTTGTTGAAATTCTTTTTTGCCTGGCTGGGCGATATCCCTGAAATTGCCACTGGAGCCGTTTTCTCTCTATCTTTTATTGATGTTTTTATTCTATACCGAAATACTCAAGGGATTGATGCCAAAAGAATTACCGCGAAACGTTTGAGCAATGGCGACGAAAATCCGATACAAATCGAAATCAGGAACAGTTATGGTTTTGGGATAAATGCCAGGGTGATTGATGAGGTACCTTTTCAGTTCCAACTCCGGGATAAAAATTTTAAACTTCACCTAAAATCTGCTGAAATAAAATCCATCCACTATAACCTGCGCCCAACAAAACGTGGCGAGTACGATTTTGGATTCATTAGGGCATACATTAGCTCGCCACTGGGTTTAATTAGCCGCCGTTATAATTTTGATGGCGCTAAGATCCTGCCGGTTTTTCCTTCTTTTATTAATCTAGGTCAATACGAATTGATGGCCGCTTCACGCTATTTAACAGAATTTGGGATTAAAAAGATCAGGAAAGTTGGACAAAGCAGTGAATTTGACCAGATTAAAAATTATGTTGGTGGCGACGATATCCGTACCATTAACTGGAAAGCTACTGCCAGAAAAGGCAGTTTAATGGTAAATACCTATACAGACGAGAAATCGCAGAATATTTATTGCGTGATCGATAAATCACGTGTAATGCGCATGCCTTTTGAAGGATTGAGTCTGCTCGATTATGCCATAAATGCTACTGTTGCGCTTTCGAAAGTGGCCATGCTGAAGGAAGATAAAGCAGGTTTAATTACGATATCTGAAAATATAGGATCCATTGTGCCGGCAGATCGTAAAGCTTCGCAGCTCGGCAGTATCATGAATGTGCTTTACAAAGAAAAAACAAGATACCTGGAGAGTAATCTCGAGGCACTATATTCCGCGGTACGATCTGTAGTGAAACAAAGGGGGCTTTTGGTTTTCTTTACCAATTTCGAAAGTTTATCTGCCCTGCAAAGGCAATTACCTTATTTAAAAAGAATTGCTAAATACCACTTATTGGTTGTGGTATTTTTCGAAAATACAGAACTGAAAGCATTAAGCACAGAACCTGCTAAAGATGTAGAAGGAATTTATCATAAAACCATTGCGGAGAAATTTATCTACGAGAAAAAACAAATGGTTAAAGAACTCAACAAACATGGTATTTTAGCCATCCTGACTCCACCGCAAAAGCTTACAGTTAATGTAATTAATCAGTATTTGGCGTTAAAAGCACAACAGCGGATTTAG
- a CDS encoding MoxR family ATPase, which translates to MEQEQFNPRTDLSALNEAVNQIRNVLGNIIIGQKQVIDFLIVGLLADGHILIEGVPGVAKTLSAKLLAKSIDAQFSRVQFTPDLMPSDVLGTPIFNTKTGDFEFRKGPIFGNIILVDEINRAPAKTQSALFEVMEERQVTIDGHTYMMDEPFMVLATQNPIEQEGTYRLPEAQLDRFLFKIEVKYPSLEEETAILMAQHTIVNKTLLNEVKPVLSVQQIQEARAIIRNLFVEPKLLEFIAKIVNETRNNSSLYLGASPRASLAIVHSAKAFAAIQNRDFVTPEDIIAVAGPVLAHRILLSPEKEMEGLTTSDIVNQIIKKIEVPR; encoded by the coding sequence ATGGAACAAGAACAGTTTAACCCACGTACCGATTTAAGCGCCTTAAATGAAGCGGTAAATCAGATCAGAAATGTACTTGGAAATATCATTATCGGCCAAAAACAGGTTATTGATTTCTTAATTGTTGGTTTGCTTGCCGATGGACACATCTTAATTGAGGGCGTACCGGGAGTAGCCAAAACGCTTAGTGCAAAACTCCTTGCAAAATCAATAGATGCGCAATTTTCGAGGGTGCAGTTTACCCCCGATTTAATGCCATCTGATGTTTTAGGAACTCCAATATTTAATACCAAAACAGGAGATTTCGAGTTTAGGAAAGGTCCTATTTTTGGCAATATTATTCTAGTTGATGAGATTAACCGTGCACCTGCAAAAACCCAATCGGCTTTGTTCGAGGTGATGGAAGAGCGCCAGGTAACCATTGACGGCCATACTTATATGATGGATGAGCCTTTTATGGTATTGGCCACACAGAACCCGATTGAGCAGGAAGGAACCTATCGCCTGCCTGAAGCACAACTGGATAGATTCTTATTCAAAATAGAAGTTAAATACCCTTCGCTAGAAGAGGAAACCGCTATTTTAATGGCTCAGCATACCATCGTTAATAAAACATTATTAAACGAAGTAAAACCAGTATTGTCTGTTCAACAGATACAGGAAGCAAGAGCCATCATCCGCAATTTATTTGTAGAACCAAAATTATTGGAGTTTATCGCTAAAATCGTAAACGAAACCCGTAACAATTCATCACTTTATCTGGGTGCTTCGCCAAGGGCCTCGCTGGCAATTGTACATAGTGCAAAGGCCTTCGCTGCTATTCAAAACCGCGATTTTGTTACGCCTGAAGATATTATTGCCGTTGCAGGCCCTGTTCTGGCGCACAGGATATTGTTATCTCCTGAAAAAGAAATGGAAGGATTAACCACAAGCGATATCGTAAATCAGATCATTAAAAAAATTGAAGTACCAAGGTAG
- the namA gene encoding NADPH dehydrogenase NamA, translated as MSKLFSPFTIKDVTLKNRIVISPMCQYSAIDGFANDWHLVHLGSRAVGGAGLIIQEASAVTADGRITYADLGIWKDEHIDKLKQIVSFIHNNGAIAGIQLAHAGRKASCEVPWKGGEQIAAGENSWKPVGPSAIPFKPGQVEPHELTISEIQDIVFAFRAAAKRAIAVGYKVVEIHAAHGYLLHEFLSPLSNKRTDVYGGSFENRIRLVIDVVEAVQSVWPENLPLFVRISATDWTEGGWNENDSLQLAAVLKDRGVDLIDTSSGGNVPDAFIPAGPNYQVPFADKIRNEIGIYTGAVGVIVEAKQAEEILEQGKADLIFIARESLRDAYFPTHAAQVLGDDTEWPNQYVRAKRTVVKK; from the coding sequence ATGTCTAAATTATTTTCTCCTTTTACCATAAAGGATGTAACCTTAAAAAATAGAATTGTTATTTCGCCAATGTGCCAATATTCTGCCATTGATGGCTTTGCCAACGATTGGCATTTGGTGCACTTAGGTAGTCGTGCAGTCGGTGGAGCAGGATTGATTATCCAGGAAGCTTCTGCGGTAACTGCTGACGGGAGAATTACCTATGCCGATTTGGGCATCTGGAAAGATGAACATATTGATAAACTGAAACAGATTGTTTCTTTTATTCATAATAATGGTGCTATTGCGGGCATCCAATTGGCGCATGCCGGTAGAAAAGCCAGCTGCGAGGTGCCCTGGAAAGGTGGTGAACAAATTGCCGCTGGCGAAAATAGCTGGAAACCTGTTGGTCCATCGGCCATTCCTTTTAAACCAGGGCAGGTGGAGCCGCATGAATTAACGATTTCAGAAATTCAGGATATTGTTTTTGCCTTCCGGGCAGCAGCTAAACGTGCCATAGCTGTGGGTTATAAAGTGGTAGAAATACATGCTGCGCATGGTTATTTATTGCACGAGTTTTTGAGTCCGCTGAGTAATAAACGGACTGATGTTTATGGCGGAAGTTTCGAAAACCGGATTCGTTTGGTGATTGATGTGGTTGAAGCGGTGCAATCGGTATGGCCAGAAAATTTACCCTTATTTGTGCGTATTTCAGCTACTGATTGGACTGAAGGCGGTTGGAATGAAAATGATTCGCTACAGTTAGCAGCGGTGCTAAAAGATCGCGGTGTGGATTTAATAGATACCTCATCTGGAGGGAATGTACCTGATGCGTTTATTCCAGCAGGTCCCAATTATCAAGTGCCTTTTGCTGATAAAATTAGAAATGAAATTGGTATTTACACGGGAGCGGTAGGCGTGATTGTGGAGGCAAAGCAAGCAGAAGAAATTTTAGAACAAGGCAAAGCAGATTTGATTTTTATTGCCCGCGAATCGCTACGTGATGCTTATTTCCCTACGCATGCGGCGCAGGTACTGGGCGATGATACGGAATGGCCAAATCAATATGTTCGGGCTAAAAGGACAGTGGTTAAGAAGTGA
- a CDS encoding transposase produces the protein MENYIFRQDRNSKMLLDEVYFWTDTIKDWKKIFSIDKYKIIVTDTLRELVNRKKIIVYAFVIMPNHLHLVWQMVEANGKEMPHASFNKFTSHQIFQDLKDHHPNILSYFEVSDAERNFRLWRRDPLAILMDTQDKLEQKIDYIHLNPLQERWQLCEKPEDYEWSSARFYETGIDNFGFLTDYRNLL, from the coding sequence ATGGAAAACTACATTTTCAGACAAGATCGTAATTCAAAGATGCTTTTGGATGAAGTTTATTTTTGGACGGATACGATTAAAGATTGGAAAAAGATATTTTCCATCGATAAGTATAAAATAATAGTAACTGATACTTTAAGGGAGTTAGTTAATAGAAAAAAGATTATTGTTTATGCTTTTGTAATTATGCCAAATCACTTGCACTTAGTTTGGCAGATGGTTGAGGCGAATGGAAAAGAGATGCCTCATGCAAGCTTTAATAAATTTACTTCTCATCAGATTTTTCAGGATTTGAAGGATCATCATCCAAATATATTATCGTATTTTGAAGTATCAGATGCAGAAAGAAACTTTCGTCTGTGGCGAAGAGATCCATTAGCTATTCTTATGGATACGCAGGATAAACTTGAACAGAAAATAGATTATATCCATCTCAATCCATTACAGGAAAGATGGCAGTTATGCGAAAAACCTGAAGATTACGAATGGTCATCTGCCAGATTTTATGAAACGGGTATAGACAATTTCGGATTTTTAACTGATTATAGAAATCTCTTGTAA
- a CDS encoding ATP-binding cassette domain-containing protein, whose product MININNLNFGYSKHKPLFKNMSMRLSNGHIYGLLGKNGAGKSSLLKNLAGLVYAQSGTLEVMGYDPAKRQPALLEQICFIPEEFYLPSVKINTYIKANAPFYKNFDYNYFNDLIKEFDIPVEQKLINMSYGQKKKVIIAFGLATQAKLVIMDEPTNGLDIPSKAQFRKIMASAMTDERCIIISTHQVRDLDNLIDTVIMLDENDVALKASVEEITAKLTFKKVKEIDDSIIYAEPSLSGYNVVMPNYHQEESKLDMELLFNAILAEKIKFKPLFS is encoded by the coding sequence ATGATCAATATTAACAATCTTAATTTTGGCTACAGCAAGCATAAGCCATTATTTAAAAATATGAGCATGCGCTTAAGCAACGGCCATATTTATGGTTTGCTTGGAAAAAACGGAGCTGGTAAATCGAGCTTATTAAAAAACCTGGCTGGTTTGGTGTATGCGCAAAGTGGCACCTTGGAGGTAATGGGTTATGATCCTGCGAAAAGACAGCCTGCACTTTTAGAGCAGATCTGTTTTATTCCAGAAGAATTTTATTTACCATCGGTAAAAATTAATACCTATATAAAAGCGAATGCCCCTTTCTATAAAAACTTCGACTACAACTATTTCAATGATCTGATTAAAGAATTTGATATTCCGGTTGAACAGAAACTCATCAATATGAGTTATGGGCAGAAGAAAAAAGTGATTATCGCCTTTGGATTGGCTACACAGGCTAAACTGGTCATTATGGATGAGCCTACAAACGGTTTAGATATTCCATCAAAAGCGCAGTTTAGAAAAATTATGGCTTCTGCGATGACAGATGAACGTTGCATCATCATTTCTACCCACCAGGTTAGGGATTTAGACAACCTGATAGACACCGTAATTATGCTTGATGAAAATGATGTTGCACTTAAGGCTTCGGTAGAAGAAATTACTGCAAAATTAACTTTCAAAAAAGTAAAGGAAATCGATGATAGCATTATCTATGCCGAGCCTTCACTTTCGGGCTATAATGTGGTAATGCCCAACTACCACCAGGAAGAAAGCAAATTAGATATGGAACTTCTTTTCAATGCTATACTCGCCGAAAAAATCAAATTTAAACCTTTATTCAGTTAA
- a CDS encoding nucleoid-associated protein: protein MISFFEASLKQLSIHHTGNKLLEEYYKLSDAPLKIDDEVLGNLLMQYFLKPFEKVNEVYRFYHPNDNLELNEVFHFVHEIFENNELFHEDSQQLAKHLYDVANHPKIKSGELYVAYFEKVQIEGEQLDVIGIFKSETKDTYLKVYPEQDGFNVSYEQEAISINKLDKGCLIFNVDREEGYKVVVLDQSKSSNDSAVYWKDEFLKLKIRNDSYNQTNNVLGVYKNFVTQKLDDDYEISKADKIDLLNRSMKYFKEKETFDIEEFGNEVIGNAEGIESFKNFKKNYEQEYESPIADNFEIAESAVKKQARAYKSVLKLDKNFHIYIHGNKDMIEKGYDDDKSMNFYKVYFREEE from the coding sequence ATGATTTCATTTTTCGAGGCTTCGCTTAAGCAACTTTCTATCCACCATACAGGCAATAAATTGCTTGAAGAGTACTACAAATTATCTGATGCGCCTTTAAAAATTGATGATGAAGTGTTGGGAAACCTGCTGATGCAGTATTTCTTAAAGCCTTTCGAAAAGGTAAATGAAGTCTACCGTTTTTATCACCCCAATGATAATCTGGAGTTGAACGAAGTATTCCATTTCGTTCACGAAATTTTCGAAAACAACGAACTCTTTCACGAAGATTCGCAGCAACTAGCCAAACATTTATACGATGTAGCTAACCACCCAAAAATTAAATCTGGCGAGCTGTATGTTGCCTATTTCGAAAAGGTGCAGATAGAAGGCGAGCAGTTGGATGTAATTGGAATTTTTAAATCTGAAACAAAAGATACTTATCTAAAAGTTTATCCTGAACAGGATGGCTTTAATGTAAGTTACGAACAAGAAGCCATTAGCATTAATAAATTGGATAAAGGCTGCCTGATTTTTAATGTAGACAGAGAAGAAGGCTACAAAGTTGTGGTATTGGATCAATCGAAAAGCAGCAACGATTCTGCCGTTTATTGGAAAGATGAATTCTTGAAGCTGAAAATCAGGAACGATAGTTATAACCAGACTAATAATGTGCTGGGCGTTTATAAAAATTTCGTCACACAGAAGCTGGATGATGACTACGAAATCAGTAAAGCGGATAAAATTGATTTGTTAAACCGTTCAATGAAGTATTTCAAAGAGAAAGAAACCTTTGATATTGAAGAATTTGGTAATGAGGTGATTGGCAACGCTGAAGGGATAGAATCGTTCAAAAACTTTAAGAAGAATTACGAGCAGGAGTACGAAAGTCCGATTGCCGATAATTTTGAAATTGCCGAATCTGCTGTTAAAAAACAGGCTCGTGCCTACAAAAGCGTATTAAAGCTGGATAAGAACTTCCACATTTATATCCATGGCAATAAAGATATGATCGAAAAAGGTTACGACGATGATAAATCGATGAACTTTTATAAAGTGTATTTTAGGGAAGAGGAATAG
- a CDS encoding GNAT family N-acetyltransferase — protein sequence MQNDFKIERLDNQFCEAIIGLILPIQQIEFNVDIDLAAQPDLLDIEKNYDGSGGAFWGAKLNGELIGTIALIAVPEYHSGAIRKMFVKKEFRGKELGVAQALLKTLLAYCADNNLNEVYLGTKDILQAACRFYERNGFKQVEMKDLPVYFPRMAVDNVFYGLDLKSV from the coding sequence ATGCAAAACGACTTTAAAATTGAACGGTTAGATAATCAATTCTGCGAAGCGATTATCGGATTAATCCTACCCATCCAACAGATAGAATTTAATGTGGATATCGATTTGGCTGCACAGCCAGATTTATTGGATATCGAGAAAAATTACGATGGCTCTGGAGGAGCCTTTTGGGGTGCCAAACTGAACGGCGAACTCATTGGGACTATTGCCTTAATTGCTGTTCCCGAATATCATTCTGGTGCAATTAGAAAAATGTTTGTTAAAAAAGAATTCCGCGGAAAAGAATTGGGAGTAGCGCAGGCTTTATTGAAAACGCTTTTAGCCTACTGCGCGGATAACAACCTGAATGAGGTATATTTGGGTACTAAAGACATATTGCAGGCCGCCTGTCGCTTTTATGAACGTAATGGATTTAAGCAAGTTGAAATGAAAGATTTGCCGGTTTACTTCCCTCGGATGGCTGTTGATAATGTTTTTTATGGCTTGGATTTAAAATCTGTTTAA